ATTTTTTTAAAAAAGGTTTTGATTTTTTGGAATATTTAGGAAAGTTTATTAGGTCTAATTTCCGATGCTGAGACGAGTTTGCATAAGTCTATTTGTCTTGAGTTTGGCCAATCCGCCTTGCTCGGCCTCTACATGGAAAGACATAGTTCCTCTCTCTAAAGCGCAGCAAATTCCCCGTACGGAAGAATCGTCCAAATTCAAAATTCACGATACGGTCAAAACCGAACTTCTCGCAATCTCGGAATCGGAATCCAATTTTCCGAAAATCGAAACGACGGGGAACGTAACTAGAGTTCCGTTTGCCTCCTTAAAAGCCTTTGAAGATTCGATAAGGAACGTACGGCCCTTCGAATCGAACGATTCTAATTTCTTCACACCTTTAAATACGATACGCATTTTAACCTAAAGTATTTGTTCCCTTTTTTAGTTCGCGAACGTTACTATTAGGAGAATTTATATGCGCAACGTATTTGCTTATTTAGCCGCAGCCTCAATCATCACCGCGACCGCAGTTCCGGCGGCGGAAGTAAACTTTGAAGAAAAGTTATTCGAGCGTATGGCTCGTATCTATGAAGAATTGCTTTCCAGCGAGGAAAGGAAAATAAACGCCAAAGGGATTGCGTTCTTGGTAAGAGAAGCCAAGAAAAGCTCGCAAGAAACGAGAGTCTTGTATGCGAAAGCCCAAACGTTTGCGGAGTTGTTGGAAAAAGCGTCCTCCCGTAGAGACCAGGAATTTCTTTACGGCGAACTTTCATTGACCTTAAGCAACCTCGCGCCTAAATATGCGCTTCACGCTTTTCATTGCCCGACGAGTAGGAAAGGTTGGATTGCTAAAGTTGAAACTGTTCGAAATCCGTATCTTTCGGAAATGCGCGAAATCGGTGAGAGACTGAATTAAAACTCGCAATGAAACTCGGTTCATTACAACCGAGTTTCGTGGATCTATCCATCTTTCTAGAGCGGTTTAATTTCCGACTTTAGTCTCATTGATGCTAAACTTGCCGTTTTCTTAGCGTCGGAAGGCGACTTGACGCCCGCAGCGGTACTTCTAAACAAAGAAGAAAGAAGGATTCCAAGCGTGGCCCAGAAAACCAAATCCGCCGAAACTCACCCTACCGAAAATGGAGTTCACAATTCGAAAGATCCCATCCATTTAGGGAATCCGGACATTTTTTTCGATCGGGAATTATCCTGGATCGATTTTAATCGACGCGTTTTAGAGGAAGCAAACGATCACGATAATCCTCTTTTAGAAAGATTAAAGTTCCTTTGCATTACCGAATCGAATTTGGACGAATTCTATATGGTTCGAGTGGCCGGAATTCGCAACATGCTTGCGGAAGGGAACGACGAAAATAGTCTCAACGGCCAAAGAGCTTCCGAAATTCTTTCCGAGTTATCCAAGAAAGTTCAAGTTTTCGTAAAGGATCAATATGAGACTTTCGATCTTACCCTTCGACAATTGAAGGAAAACGGAATTCATATCATTATCGATCCGAAAGAGCTTAGCGCTTCGGAAATCGAACAGATTCGCCAATATTATAAGGACGATGTTTCTCCGATCCTCACTCCCCTCTCGATCGATCCGTCTCATCCGTTTCCCCATATTCTGAATCGATCGCTGAATCTCGCGATTCTACTCAGTACCGACGACGAAAAAACCGGAATGAAAAAGGACCTATTCGCGGTAGTGCAAGTGCCTTCCGTGCTACCTCGATTTTTTCAACTGAAGAGTCAGGGTAAGGTCCGCAGGTTCTTTCCTTTGGAAGCCATCATTACTCTTCATGTGGACGATTTATTCTACGGGATGGAAGTAAAGGAAATATACCCGTTTAGAATTATCCGGGACGCGGATATCTCGATCGACGAGGAAGCATCGGTGAAGGACCTCCTCATCACGATGAAAAAGGAAATTCGAAATCGTATCTGGGGAGATGCGGTTCGGATGGACATCCATGAGGGGACCTCCCCGTTCGTTAAAAACACTCTCAAAGAACTTTTAGAATTACAAGACAACGAGATGTTCGACGTGCCTTCACTATTGAATTTGAACGACACGATGTATTTCTACGGTTTGGAACATACTTCGAAATTAAAATACCCTTTCTTTCAGCAGAAGCTGACTTTAAAATTCGATTCGCCGGAAAAGATTTTTGAAGCGATCCAAAGAAAGGACAGGCTTCTTCATCATCCCTACCAATCCTTTGCGGCTATCGAAGAGCTTTTGCGAATTTCCAGCGAAGATCCGAAGGTGTTGGGAATCAAAATGACCTTATATAGGACTAGCGGGGATTCGCCGATCATTCAGTATCTTGGACAGGCCGCCGAAAACGGTAAACAAGTTACGGTCCTAGTCGAACTCAAGGCTCGCTTTGACGAAGAGAGAAATATCAAATGGGCGCAAAAGTTGGAAGAACGCGGTGTTCATGTGGTGTACGGCGTCGTCGGCTTAAAGATACATTGCAAAATGCTAATGATAGTCCGAAGGGAAGACGAGCATCTTATGAGATACGTGCATCTGGGCACGGGTAATTATAACTCGACTACGAGTAGATATTATACGGACCTAAGTTTCTTTACCGTTAACAAGGAAATTACCGAAGACGTTGCTACGATATTTAATACCATCACTAGCTACGCCAAAATGCCGCATCTGAATCAGTTGGCGGCCTCTCCGCATAATTTGAAGGCTACTTTCCTGGAACTCATAGAAAAGGAAACCGAAAACGCAAAAGCGGGGAAACCGGCACGGATCGTTTTTAAAATGAATAGCCTAGTGGATCCTCACATTATACTCGCGATGTATAAGGCGAGTCAAGCCGGAGTGATCATAGAGTTAATCATTCGGGGAATCTGCTGCTTGAAACCGGGACTCCCGGGAATTTCCGAGAATATCACCGTAATATCGATCGTAGGAAGATTTCTAGAACACACGCGTATCTATTATTTCTTATCCGGCGGGGAAGAGAGTATATTTCTCGCTTCGGCGGATTGTATGCCTAGAAACTTCGAGCGAAGAATCGAAGTCTTATTTCCGATTCTGGACGTAAAGCACAAGGATCGTATTAAAAAAATATTAGACGTTCAATTGAATGACAACGTAAAGGCCCGCATTCTCCACTCGGACGGCGCATATCGCAAGCGAGAGCGATTGCAAGGGGAAAAGGCCGTGGACAGTCAGATAGAGCGTATGAATTTTGCCGAATAAAAAATGAGCACATTGACACAAGAAAAACGCGCGCAACTAAAGACCCTCGTCGGAGAGGAAAAAGTATTCTTTCGAGACGAGGATAAAATGGATCAGGCTACATTCTTATCCTTCGGAACCGATCGAACGAAGGTGTATCCGCCGAATTTCGATATTCTTGTTTTTCCCAAAAATACCGGAGAAGTAGCGCAATTAGTGAAATTCGCGTACGATAACGATCTGAAAATCGTTCCTTCGGGTGGACGCACCGGCTACGCCGGAGGTGCCGTCGCGAGAAACGGAGAAATCGTCATCTCCTTGGTAAAAATGGATCAGGTTTTGGATTTCGATCCTTTCTTCGGGTCCTTAAAAGTGCAGGCGGGCATGATTACCAAGAACCTTCATAAAGAAGCGGAGGACCGAGGTTTTTATTTTCCCGTAGACTTCTCTTCCACGGGTTCTTCTCATATCGGCGGTAATATCGCGACTAACGCCGGCGGTGTTCGAGTCGTACATTACGGACTGATCCGTCAATGGGTTTTAGGATTAACCGTCGTGACCGGAACCGGAGAAATTCTGGAGTTCAACGGGGAAATTCTCAAAAATAATACCGGCTACGATCTAAAACATCTGTTCATCGGATCGGAAGGGACGCTCGGAATCATTACGGAATGTACGCTGAAATTGACGAGCAAGCCTTCGGACAATCGAGTTCTATTTAGCGCCGTGCCCGACTTTTCCTCCATACTCGAATTATTCAAGGAAACACACGACGTAAAAGTCCCTCTTTTAGCTTTTGAATTTCTTACCCGCTATTGTCTGGAAAAAGTAATCGATCATTTGCATGTTCCCGACCCTTTTCCGGAAAAGAGTCCATATTATGTTTTAATGGAATTCGAAATAACGGATGAAAGGGACGAGGAGAAATTATTCTCCTTCCTGGAGACTGTGGTAGAGAAAGGGTTGGTCTCGGACGGAAGCTTGGCTTCCAATTCCCGCCAGGCGGAAACTTTCTGGAAGTATAGGGAAGGAATCAGCGAATCCATTTCCATCGATTACACCGTTCACAAAAACGATATCTCTCTTCCATTACGAAATATGAATTCTTTTTTAGAGGACATGCAGGCTTTATTGAATAGTAAATATCCCGGATTCGAAATCGCGCTATTCGGCCATATCGGAGACGGTAATTTACATTTGAATATCGTAAAGCCTAAGGGTCTTTCGGATGCGGAGTTTTTTTCGCAGTGTAAAAACGTGGATCCGTCCATGTTCGAATTGCTGCAAAAGCATCATGGCTCCATCAGTGCCGAACACGGAATCGGACTCTTAAAAAGGGATTTTCTGCATTTTTCCAGGACGGATGCCGAACTTGAAATCATGCGACAAATAAAGAAAGCGCTGGATCCAAAAAATCTACTAAACCCGGGGAAAGTTTTGCCTTGAGTCGAAATAAGCGCGGACCTTTTCTTTCCGATGCATTTCGTGCTTTTACCGCTCTGACTTGGATCGTATTCGCGGGTCTTCAGTATAACGACCCCGATCCTCAAGTTTGGATCCCGGCTTATCTATGCGTAACTTTACTTTATTCCGCCGAATGGTTTCCTTATTTTCGAGAACCCGGACCGCGTAATTTGATTTCAGGGATATCAAGAGCCTTGGCCGGAGGTTATTTTCTGTGGGGCATTTATACTTTTTTAGAGGACCCTCGTGCGGATTTCGATTCCGAAATCTTTAGAGAAAGTTTAGGATTAGGACTGTCCTCCCTCTGGCTCTTGATCCTTCCTCTATTTCGAGGACGTGTCGTAAAATGAAGATCAGGCTGGAGGCTTGGCTCTCCATCTTGTTTCTAAGAATCATTTATCTGACAATCCGATGGAAAGAAATTAAAATTCCGAAAACTACCGAAGACTTGTTCCGTAAAAAAGATTCGTTTCTCTTAGCCCTCTGGCATAATCAGATTCCGTACGCAATCGATCTCACCTCTTCTTACTTAGTAAAAAAGAGGGGAATGCGCATCGTACCGCTTGCATCTCGATCGGAGGACGGTGAAATGATCTCTATAGTTTTGGAACATTTCGGCATAGAATCTCGACGAGGTTCGAGTCGAAGAGGAGGCGCCGCGGGATTAAGAGCTCTTGTTAAAGAAGCTATGGACGGCGGAATTTCCTTAATCACTCCGGACGGCCCGACCGGCCCGGTATACGAACTTAAGCCGGGAATCATTCAACTCGCCTCTCTAACCGGCTATCCTGTCATTGCATTTTCCGCCGATTACGATCGGTTTTGGAAGGTAAACAGCTGGGACAGAACTAAAGTTCCGAAACCTTTCTCTACCGCTACGTTTACGTTTACGGAACCTTTCGTTGTCCCTAAACTTAAGGGCGAGAAACAGTTGGACGAATGGAGAAAGAAGCTGGAGAATTTGATGCTAGAAAATTGCGGAATCACTTCGCTCGAAGCGGAGAACATCCGAGCGGAAGTTCGAAAGCAGAAGAAGTAAGATCTTTCCTTTCAATTTACGTCGGACACTCCTCACGAAATTCCATCGGCGGCGAAGGGAATATCCGCCTTTAAATATTACGTTATTTTAATTATGCAGACGATTCAAACGGCCTCAATTGCGAGGATCGTCCGATGGATCTAAATCGAAGCGACTCAAAGAATTATAGTTTCGTTCGGTACCGTTATGTTACGGGAGGAATCTCCTCCTTCCTAAGCCGATAAAAGCTCCAATGAACGATGAATATCCGCGAAAGCAGCAGATATAAGGATTCGCCGTACGTTCTCTCCGTGGTCTCCGCCATTGCCTCGAAGGCTCCGATTAATTCTCTTAATATTTCCCGATCTCCCGCGTCGGAGACAAGATTCAGGTCGACTTCCGACAAATCCTCATCGGCAGGAAAAGCTATATCGTTCGATTCCAGCAGTATTTCCAACAACTTTTCGCCTTCTATCACGACCGATTCGGCGGTTTTTTCGGCGGGTTCGGGTCCGCTCAACAACGAGAAAACACCATCAGATAATTCTAATATAAGTCCCCCTAAGGCCATATCATTTCCCGATTCGAAAGTCGAAGTTATAGTATCGAACTTCTCTTTCAATAAACTGCGAACTTTCAGAAACGAATCGGCAGCGTAGCGCATCTCGCCTTCGTCCATCGCCTCTTCGAATCCTTGCAGCCAATCAGGACCGGTCGGATCGAAGCTTTCCCAATCCGCCCATAAGGATTCGCATGCAAGAAAGATTTGATCCGTAGTAGTGCCGACATGTCTGTATGTTGTGATAACGACCGCTAACTGTGCGATCGCTCCTGACCACTCCGTTTCCTTTACATCGTTCATGACTTCTATACTAACCTAAATAAAGTTTAGAGAAAGCACGATTCCTTTGAACGATGATGAAACCGCTCTTTTATACCCAAGGGTGTAGCAGTAATTACTTAGATCGAGGTATAAGATAAACGGATTCAATCGTGATTTTTTATGATAAAATCTATCAAAGAAAGTGAGACTAAGAATATTTACGAACTAGATCCAAACGGGAATTTACTTTTAATTTTCTAAAAATGCTTTTTATCTGAATTCTAACAGTCCCTTCTTTCGTACCCAATTTCGAAGCGATCTGTTTCGTTTTATAACCGCTGTTAATATAATCCAAAATCTCCCGTTCTCTCGGAGTTAACGCAAAAATTTCCTTTTTCGGAGTTTTTCTAAAAAATTCCATAACTCGCACTGCTAACCCTGGAGAAAGAATTCCTCCTTCCGTTAGAACGATTCTAGTTACTTGACAAATGTCTCTGAGATCCTTTTTTAAAAAATAACCGACTGCCCCGGCTTGCATGGATTTAAATAAGGCCGCATCGGATTCAATTCCGGATAGAATGATGAAGCGAGTCTCGGAGTTTTTGGGAAAGATCTCCCGTATAAAATCGATTCCGTTCATTCCGGGAAGTATAACATCAACGTATACGATATCATACCGAGTTTGCCCGTTAGAGAGAAAATCCTCACAACTAGTAAAAAGATCTGCCACCGAAATCTCGGGCATCGTAGCTAAGGCTTGCAGACAGCGAGAACCGAACTCCGAATTATCCTCGATCAAGGCGATTTTAATCGATTTTTCAATCGCACCCGAGCTTTGAATATCTTCCATATAGAAATCGTTGCCTCTTTCTATATATCTGAGAGAGGTTCGATTCAGACGGAACCTCGATTTTTTTTATCGAAAATCGATCGGGATTTTACAGCCAATCATTGATGGCGGTCGCTACTTCGAAAGGCCTTTCGATATGCAATGCATGCTTTGCGGACGGCACCCATATGATTTTACTCTTTTTCAAATAAGAGTGTAATTTCTTCACCATACGGTGATCGGTAATCGGATCTTCCTTTCCCGAAACGAGTAAGGATTTTAAGCCGATCGCGGACAATTTTTTCCCGAGAAAAATCTCTTCTTCACGGTCTAGAGTGTTCTGGGTTAAATAACGGTTTGCCGGTCCGTTCCAAGTCGAAAGCAAAGCCCTCTTCGCAAAACCGCCTAAATTAGGCGCCGACTCGAAATACAGGGAGGCAAAAAGTCTTTCAATCTGTTGCGTATTTCTCGGAAACAATAGATCCTTCATTTCGTCCCGTTTCGGGTGCGGAATACCGCCCGGGGCCAATAAAACCAATCTCTTAATTCTTTTTTCCTTCTGCGCATCCCTCAACGCCATATGCATCGCGATCAGGCTTCCCATGGAATGACCGCCTAACACCACATTTTCTAGGGAA
The Leptospira inadai serovar Lyme str. 10 genome window above contains:
- a CDS encoding transmembrane 220 family protein, which produces MSRNKRGPFLSDAFRAFTALTWIVFAGLQYNDPDPQVWIPAYLCVTLLYSAEWFPYFREPGPRNLISGISRALAGGYFLWGIYTFLEDPRADFDSEIFRESLGLGLSSLWLLILPLFRGRVVK
- a CDS encoding alpha/beta fold hydrolase, translated to MESELGFQRMFVDLGGHKLFYLKRGGEGPEKKTLLLIHGLLDSASGFRKLAPYLRKDFTILLPDIPGFGWSKLPNVRYLYQVNIFADLLYESIRELSLENVVLGGHSMGSLIAMHMALRDAQKEKRIKRLVLLAPGGIPHPKRDEMKDLLFPRNTQQIERLFASLYFESAPNLGGFAKRALLSTWNGPANRYLTQNTLDREEEIFLGKKLSAIGLKSLLVSGKEDPITDHRMVKKLHSYLKKSKIIWVPSAKHALHIERPFEVATAINDWL
- the ppk1 gene encoding polyphosphate kinase 1, which translates into the protein MAQKTKSAETHPTENGVHNSKDPIHLGNPDIFFDRELSWIDFNRRVLEEANDHDNPLLERLKFLCITESNLDEFYMVRVAGIRNMLAEGNDENSLNGQRASEILSELSKKVQVFVKDQYETFDLTLRQLKENGIHIIIDPKELSASEIEQIRQYYKDDVSPILTPLSIDPSHPFPHILNRSLNLAILLSTDDEKTGMKKDLFAVVQVPSVLPRFFQLKSQGKVRRFFPLEAIITLHVDDLFYGMEVKEIYPFRIIRDADISIDEEASVKDLLITMKKEIRNRIWGDAVRMDIHEGTSPFVKNTLKELLELQDNEMFDVPSLLNLNDTMYFYGLEHTSKLKYPFFQQKLTLKFDSPEKIFEAIQRKDRLLHHPYQSFAAIEELLRISSEDPKVLGIKMTLYRTSGDSPIIQYLGQAAENGKQVTVLVELKARFDEERNIKWAQKLEERGVHVVYGVVGLKIHCKMLMIVRREDEHLMRYVHLGTGNYNSTTSRYYTDLSFFTVNKEITEDVATIFNTITSYAKMPHLNQLAASPHNLKATFLELIEKETENAKAGKPARIVFKMNSLVDPHIILAMYKASQAGVIIELIIRGICCLKPGLPGISENITVISIVGRFLEHTRIYYFLSGGEESIFLASADCMPRNFERRIEVLFPILDVKHKDRIKKILDVQLNDNVKARILHSDGAYRKRERLQGEKAVDSQIERMNFAE
- a CDS encoding LuxR C-terminal-related transcriptional regulator: MEDIQSSGAIEKSIKIALIEDNSEFGSRCLQALATMPEISVADLFTSCEDFLSNGQTRYDIVYVDVILPGMNGIDFIREIFPKNSETRFIILSGIESDAALFKSMQAGAVGYFLKKDLRDICQVTRIVLTEGGILSPGLAVRVMEFFRKTPKKEIFALTPREREILDYINSGYKTKQIASKLGTKEGTVRIQIKSIFRKLKVNSRLDLVRKYS
- a CDS encoding lysophospholipid acyltransferase family protein produces the protein MKIRLEAWLSILFLRIIYLTIRWKEIKIPKTTEDLFRKKDSFLLALWHNQIPYAIDLTSSYLVKKRGMRIVPLASRSEDGEMISIVLEHFGIESRRGSSRRGGAAGLRALVKEAMDGGISLITPDGPTGPVYELKPGIIQLASLTGYPVIAFSADYDRFWKVNSWDRTKVPKPFSTATFTFTEPFVVPKLKGEKQLDEWRKKLENLMLENCGITSLEAENIRAEVRKQKK
- a CDS encoding FAD-binding oxidoreductase, with product MSTLTQEKRAQLKTLVGEEKVFFRDEDKMDQATFLSFGTDRTKVYPPNFDILVFPKNTGEVAQLVKFAYDNDLKIVPSGGRTGYAGGAVARNGEIVISLVKMDQVLDFDPFFGSLKVQAGMITKNLHKEAEDRGFYFPVDFSSTGSSHIGGNIATNAGGVRVVHYGLIRQWVLGLTVVTGTGEILEFNGEILKNNTGYDLKHLFIGSEGTLGIITECTLKLTSKPSDNRVLFSAVPDFSSILELFKETHDVKVPLLAFEFLTRYCLEKVIDHLHVPDPFPEKSPYYVLMEFEITDERDEEKLFSFLETVVEKGLVSDGSLASNSRQAETFWKYREGISESISIDYTVHKNDISLPLRNMNSFLEDMQALLNSKYPGFEIALFGHIGDGNLHLNIVKPKGLSDAEFFSQCKNVDPSMFELLQKHHGSISAEHGIGLLKRDFLHFSRTDAELEIMRQIKKALDPKNLLNPGKVLP
- a CDS encoding LIC13259/LIC11441 family protein; translation: MRNVFAYLAAASIITATAVPAAEVNFEEKLFERMARIYEELLSSEERKINAKGIAFLVREAKKSSQETRVLYAKAQTFAELLEKASSRRDQEFLYGELSLTLSNLAPKYALHAFHCPTSRKGWIAKVETVRNPYLSEMREIGERLN